Proteins encoded by one window of Pseudomonas coleopterorum:
- a CDS encoding TatD family hydrolase has translation MQLIDIGVNLTHDSFAQKHEAILQRAYAAGVCQLVLTGTSVEGSEQALQLCQQWDEAGERLFATAGIHPHSASEWNGDSATRLRDLLSQPQVKAVGECGLDFNRDFSPRPQQEKVLQEHLALAVELQLPVFLHERDAPQRLLDILKGYRDHLPAAVVHCFTGERKALFDYLDLDLHIGITGWICDERRGTHLHPLVGSIPASRLMLESDAPYLLPRTLRPKPKSGRNEPAFLTEVLREVAMHRNESLADLASSTTACARAFFRLPQISSGAPALYDADSEA, from the coding sequence ATGCAACTCATCGATATTGGCGTCAACCTTACCCATGACAGCTTCGCGCAAAAGCACGAGGCCATTCTGCAGAGGGCCTACGCCGCTGGCGTCTGTCAGTTGGTGCTCACCGGCACGAGTGTCGAGGGCAGCGAACAGGCCTTGCAGCTGTGTCAGCAGTGGGACGAAGCCGGTGAGCGCTTGTTCGCCACCGCCGGCATCCACCCGCACAGCGCCAGCGAGTGGAACGGCGACAGTGCCACGCGTTTGCGTGATCTGCTGAGCCAGCCACAGGTCAAGGCAGTGGGCGAATGCGGTCTGGATTTCAACCGCGACTTCTCGCCGCGACCACAGCAGGAGAAAGTGTTGCAGGAGCACCTGGCGCTGGCTGTCGAGCTGCAGCTGCCGGTGTTTCTCCACGAACGCGATGCGCCTCAGCGCTTGCTGGACATCCTCAAGGGTTACCGCGATCACCTGCCGGCAGCCGTGGTGCACTGCTTCACCGGCGAGCGCAAGGCCTTGTTCGATTACCTGGATCTGGACCTGCACATCGGTATCACCGGCTGGATCTGCGATGAGCGTCGCGGCACTCACCTGCACCCGCTGGTGGGCAGCATTCCCGCCTCGCGGCTGATGCTGGAGAGCGATGCACCGTATCTCTTGCCGCGCACTTTGCGGCCCAAACCCAAGAGTGGCCGCAACGAACCGGCCTTTCTCACCGAGGTTTTGCGCGAGGTGGCAATGCATCGGAATGAAAGCCTGGCCGATCTGGCGTCGAGTACGACCGCGTGCGCCCGAGCATTTTTTCGCCTGCCCCAGATCAGCTCGGGCGCGCCCGCTCTCTATGACGCTGATAGCGAAGCTTGA
- the kdpC gene encoding potassium-transporting ATPase subunit KdpC: protein MNSLLRPALSLILLMTLLTGGAYPLLVWAVGQWAFPAQANGSLVRDAQGEVRGSALLAQAFTDERWFHSRPSAADYATLASGASNLAPSNPALGTRVLAQADEQFDAQQGPVPLALLTTSASGLDPDLPPAAVSYQVPRVARERGLPESTLRALVQAQTRSPAIGPEVVNVLALNQALDRLTSQSR, encoded by the coding sequence ATGAACAGTTTGTTGCGTCCGGCCTTGAGCCTGATTCTGTTGATGACCTTGCTCACCGGCGGTGCCTATCCGCTGCTGGTGTGGGCGGTAGGGCAGTGGGCCTTTCCCGCCCAGGCCAACGGCAGCCTGGTGCGCGACGCGCAGGGTGAGGTGCGCGGTTCAGCCTTGCTCGCCCAGGCCTTCACCGATGAGCGCTGGTTTCATTCACGGCCTTCGGCGGCCGACTACGCGACCCTGGCCAGCGGTGCGAGCAACCTGGCGCCGAGCAATCCTGCGTTGGGCACTCGCGTGCTGGCGCAGGCCGATGAACAGTTCGATGCGCAGCAAGGTCCGGTTCCGCTGGCGCTGTTGACCACCTCGGCCAGTGGTCTGGACCCTGATCTGCCACCGGCAGCGGTGAGCTATCAGGTCCCCCGGGTGGCGCGCGAACGCGGGCTGCCCGAGTCGACTCTGCGCGCGCTGGTGCAAGCGCAGACCCGATCGCCGGCCATCGGCCCGGAGGTGGTCAACGTGCTGGCTTTGAACCAGGCGCTGGATCGGCTAACGTCACAGTCCCGATGA
- a CDS encoding response regulator, protein MSLTHSPLASTLLVIDDEPQIRKFLRISLASQGYKVIEAGTGAEGLSQAALLRPDLIVLDLGLPDMDGQQVLEQLRQWSAVPVLVLSVRASEAQKVQALDSGANDYVTKPFGIQEFLARVRALLRQASGSPVHEAALQLGPLQVDLASRRVTLGGAEVALTRKEYAVLAQLARYPGRVITQQQLLKDIWGPTHLDDSHYLRIVVGHLRHKLGDDPAAPRFLITEPGVGYRLASPD, encoded by the coding sequence ATGAGCCTTACCCATTCTCCTCTGGCCAGCACCTTGCTGGTCATCGACGACGAACCGCAGATCCGCAAATTCCTGCGCATCAGCCTGGCCTCCCAGGGCTACAAGGTGATCGAAGCGGGCACCGGCGCCGAGGGCCTGAGCCAGGCCGCGCTGCTGCGTCCGGACCTGATCGTGCTGGACCTGGGCCTGCCGGACATGGACGGCCAGCAGGTGCTGGAGCAGTTGCGCCAGTGGAGCGCGGTGCCGGTGCTGGTGCTCTCGGTGCGCGCCAGCGAGGCACAGAAGGTCCAGGCCCTGGACAGCGGCGCCAACGACTACGTGACCAAGCCCTTCGGCATCCAGGAATTCCTCGCCAGGGTGCGTGCGCTGTTGCGCCAGGCCAGCGGCAGCCCGGTCCACGAAGCGGCCTTGCAACTGGGCCCGCTGCAGGTCGACCTGGCATCGCGCCGGGTCACCCTCGGCGGCGCCGAGGTGGCGCTGACCCGCAAGGAGTACGCCGTGCTCGCACAGCTGGCGCGCTACCCGGGGCGAGTCATCACCCAGCAGCAATTGCTCAAGGACATCTGGGGCCCGACTCACCTCGACGACAGTCACTACCTGCGCATCGTCGTCGGCCACCTGCGCCACAAACTCGGCGACGACCCCGCCGCCCCGCGCTTCCTCATCACCGAACCCGGTGTCGGCTACCGCCTGGCAAGCCCCGACTGA
- a CDS encoding sensor histidine kinase has product MSDSGRADALLAALPRSGGGRLKVFLGAAPGVGKTYAMLQAAHARQRQGIEVLAAVVQTHGRAETEALLVGLPQQALRRCEYRDVTLEEMDLDAVLAAHPALVLVDELAHSNAPGSRHAKRWQDVQELLAAGIDVYTTVNVQHLESLNDQVQTITGVQVRETLPDWVVQEADDLLLIDLPPRELLERLREGKVYVPEQARAAIDAFFTQTNLSALRELAMQTAAAQVDDDLHEGYRSLGQQAPSVRGRLLVGIAADEQAERLVRHASRVARRRHLPWSVVHVDDGSLLDETGRQRLKLAQQMAERLGGEVVELRDAEVARTLLQHAADRRANLVLVGQSRRRRFGAGLAERLLRHRSGLEINVLARAQVPSPPTPRTRPVGRWREYALAVLATLLASGLAWAVAQVLDLPNISLVFLAAVLLVAVRSSPGPALSCAALSFLAYDFLFIPPNFSLSIQRQEDVLTLLFFLLMAALTGNLAARQRQQLSALRETQAHTAQLLELSRLLAAATDRQAVFSAAAQHMQGWPGLDICLLERSDQGWKVAQGAAVSFSTTELAAAQWAGNHAQPAGLGTTTLPAGRWWWLPVTWEGQVLALLAVAEQQAGRLDDPGRRLLGALVQPVAQALARADLAHDLEAARLHGETEQLRSALLASVSHDLRTPLTAMRGSIDSLLALGTALAPDDRQALLEVTRDEAERLDRYIQNLLDMTRLGHGALKLARDWVAAGDIVASAVSRLRAPLAPLQVQVQVPAQLPLLYVHAALIEQALVNVLENAARFSPVGGRLQVSARVRDDSLLLAVSDEGPGIPEAERAKIFDMFYTAARGDRGGQGTGLGLAICQGMVGAHGGRVEVGSGIDGHGTCIALCLPLRAQPGADPDT; this is encoded by the coding sequence ATGAGTGATTCCGGCCGCGCCGATGCCCTGCTGGCCGCCTTGCCCCGCAGCGGGGGTGGTCGCTTGAAAGTGTTTCTCGGCGCCGCGCCCGGTGTCGGCAAGACCTACGCCATGCTCCAGGCCGCCCACGCTCGCCAGCGTCAGGGCATCGAGGTACTGGCTGCCGTGGTGCAGACCCACGGCCGCGCGGAAACCGAAGCGCTGCTGGTCGGTCTGCCCCAGCAGGCATTGCGGCGCTGCGAATACCGCGACGTGACCCTCGAGGAAATGGACCTGGATGCCGTGCTCGCTGCCCACCCGGCCCTGGTCCTGGTCGACGAGCTGGCGCACAGCAATGCACCTGGCAGCCGGCATGCCAAGCGTTGGCAGGACGTGCAGGAACTGCTCGCCGCCGGCATCGATGTGTACACCACGGTCAACGTCCAACATCTGGAAAGCCTGAACGATCAGGTCCAGACGATCACCGGCGTGCAGGTGCGCGAAACCCTACCCGATTGGGTGGTGCAGGAGGCGGACGATCTGCTGCTGATCGACCTGCCGCCGCGCGAGCTGCTCGAACGCCTGCGCGAGGGCAAGGTGTACGTGCCGGAGCAGGCCCGGGCCGCCATCGACGCCTTCTTTACCCAGACCAACCTCAGCGCCCTGCGCGAACTGGCCATGCAGACGGCCGCCGCCCAGGTCGACGACGATCTGCACGAAGGCTACCGCAGCCTCGGCCAGCAGGCGCCCAGCGTGCGCGGACGACTGCTGGTAGGCATCGCCGCCGATGAGCAGGCCGAGCGCCTCGTGCGCCACGCCAGCCGCGTCGCCCGCCGTCGTCATCTGCCCTGGTCCGTGGTCCATGTCGATGACGGCTCGCTGCTTGATGAAACAGGGCGTCAGCGCCTGAAACTGGCCCAGCAGATGGCCGAACGGCTGGGCGGCGAGGTGGTGGAACTGCGCGATGCGGAAGTGGCCAGGACCTTGCTGCAACACGCCGCCGACCGTCGCGCCAATCTGGTACTGGTCGGCCAGTCGCGCCGTCGCCGCTTCGGTGCGGGCCTGGCCGAGCGCTTGCTGCGCCACCGCAGCGGTCTGGAAATCAACGTGCTGGCGCGGGCTCAGGTGCCGTCACCGCCAACGCCGCGCACGCGGCCCGTCGGACGTTGGCGCGAGTATGCCCTGGCGGTGCTGGCAACGCTTTTGGCCAGCGGGCTGGCCTGGGCCGTGGCACAGGTGCTGGACTTGCCCAATATCTCCCTGGTGTTCCTCGCCGCCGTGCTGCTGGTGGCGGTCCGCAGCAGCCCGGGGCCGGCGCTCAGCTGTGCCGCGCTGTCGTTCCTGGCGTACGACTTTCTATTCATCCCACCCAATTTCTCCCTGAGCATCCAGCGTCAGGAAGACGTCCTGACGCTCCTGTTCTTTCTGCTGATGGCGGCGCTCACGGGCAACCTGGCCGCGCGCCAGCGCCAGCAACTCAGCGCCTTGCGCGAAACCCAGGCGCACACCGCGCAACTGCTGGAGCTGTCCCGACTGCTGGCTGCGGCGACCGACCGCCAGGCGGTGTTCAGTGCAGCCGCGCAGCACATGCAGGGTTGGCCGGGGCTGGACATCTGTCTGCTCGAGCGCAGCGACCAGGGCTGGAAGGTGGCCCAGGGCGCGGCGGTGTCGTTCTCGACCACCGAACTGGCTGCAGCGCAGTGGGCCGGCAACCACGCGCAACCGGCCGGGCTGGGCACCACCACATTGCCGGCGGGGCGTTGGTGGTGGTTACCGGTAACGTGGGAGGGCCAGGTGCTGGCGTTGCTCGCGGTGGCCGAACAGCAGGCCGGTCGGCTCGACGACCCTGGCCGACGTCTGCTTGGCGCGCTCGTGCAGCCGGTGGCGCAGGCCCTGGCCCGCGCGGACCTGGCCCATGACCTGGAAGCGGCGCGCCTGCACGGTGAAACCGAACAGTTGCGCAGTGCCTTGCTGGCCTCGGTGTCCCATGACCTGCGCACGCCGCTGACCGCCATGCGTGGCAGCATCGACAGCCTGCTGGCCCTGGGCACGGCCCTGGCGCCGGACGATCGCCAGGCGTTGCTCGAGGTTACCCGAGACGAAGCCGAGCGCCTGGACCGCTACATCCAGAACCTGCTCGACATGACACGCCTGGGCCACGGCGCCCTCAAGCTGGCGCGGGACTGGGTGGCGGCCGGGGATATCGTCGCCAGCGCCGTGAGTCGATTGCGCGCGCCGCTGGCTCCGTTGCAGGTCCAGGTGCAGGTACCCGCGCAACTGCCCTTGCTGTACGTGCATGCGGCGCTGATCGAACAGGCCCTGGTCAACGTGCTGGAAAATGCCGCGCGGTTCTCGCCTGTGGGCGGTCGCTTGCAAGTGTCGGCCCGTGTGCGCGACGACAGCCTGCTGCTCGCGGTCAGCGACGAAGGCCCCGGTATTCCCGAAGCCGAGCGGGCGAAGATTTTCGACATGTTCTACACCGCCGCGCGCGGTGATCGAGGCGGGCAGGGCACGGGGTTGGGCCTGGCGATCTGCCAGGGCATGGTCGGCGCCCATGGCGGTCGCGTGGAAGTCGGCAGCGGCATCGATGGCCATGGCACTTGCATCGCCTTATGCTTGCCGCTGCGCGCTCAACCGGGCGCCGATCCGGATACCTGA
- a CDS encoding transglutaminaseTgpA domain-containing protein, whose translation MSTPAAIPRVSLTWLLLAQSLVLVPLWWHVPLWLLGLWLGCTLWRVQVFRMRARYPGRLIKVALMLAVAAGVYLPSGTWVGLEATAALLVAAFLLKLLEMQTARDARVLIFLGLFCLAVAYLFDASLGWALYSVLPLLALLAALIGLQQTSLIARPMATLKLAGSLMLQALPLMLLLFVFFPRLEPLWSLPLPAPGQGVTGLSESMSAADVASLSQSGEVAFRASFDGAIPPKRDLYWRALSLDVYDGRTWSQSPWIQTQLAAQWQPTGPSLTYQIIQQSSGKPWLFALDVARTALPGVRQLSDGRLQRRRPVDQPLMYAVTSWPQVIREPQLAPPALRTALQLPAQGDPRTRQWAQDLHARFSTAPALVNEMLRQFRELPFHYTLNPPVLGRDSIDEFLFDSRRGFCAHYAGAMVYALRVAGVPARVVAGYQGGEVNPAGNYLTVRQYEAHAWVEYWQSGIGWQRADPTAAVAPARVEQGLQQALSADEEFLAGSPFSPLRYPHLTWLNDLRLQWDNLNYGWQRWVLEYQGERQIEFLARWFQGLQRWALPVGGLLFMVLASVWLLKPWQRRADPQLKEFLAFERLLRRRGLVRHTGEGAMAFAERAAARLPRQSEAILAFAYAFMAQHYAGRPVSREQLRAALTILRRKLANAPGPGPR comes from the coding sequence ATGAGCACGCCCGCCGCGATTCCGCGCGTCAGCCTGACCTGGCTGCTCCTGGCGCAGTCGCTGGTACTGGTGCCGCTGTGGTGGCACGTGCCGTTGTGGCTGCTGGGGTTGTGGTTGGGCTGCACGCTGTGGCGCGTGCAGGTGTTTCGCATGCGTGCGCGCTATCCGGGACGGCTGATCAAGGTCGCGCTGATGCTTGCGGTGGCCGCCGGGGTGTATCTGCCCAGCGGCACCTGGGTGGGCCTGGAGGCCACCGCCGCGCTGCTGGTGGCCGCGTTCCTGCTCAAGCTTCTGGAGATGCAAACCGCCCGCGATGCCCGCGTGTTGATCTTTCTCGGCCTGTTCTGCCTGGCGGTGGCCTACCTGTTCGATGCCAGCCTGGGCTGGGCGCTGTACAGCGTCCTGCCACTGCTGGCTTTGCTCGCCGCCTTGATCGGATTGCAGCAGACCTCACTCATCGCACGCCCGATGGCCACGCTGAAACTGGCCGGTAGCCTGATGTTGCAGGCGTTGCCGCTGATGCTGCTGCTGTTCGTGTTCTTTCCGCGCCTGGAACCGCTCTGGTCGCTGCCGCTGCCCGCGCCGGGGCAGGGCGTGACCGGCTTGTCGGAAAGCATGAGCGCGGCCGACGTGGCCAGCCTCAGTCAATCCGGAGAAGTGGCCTTTCGTGCCAGCTTCGATGGCGCCATACCGCCCAAGCGCGACCTGTATTGGCGCGCGTTGAGCCTGGATGTGTACGACGGCCGCACTTGGAGCCAGTCCCCCTGGATCCAGACCCAATTGGCAGCACAGTGGCAACCGACCGGGCCTTCGTTGACCTATCAAATCATTCAGCAGTCCAGCGGCAAGCCCTGGCTGTTCGCCCTGGACGTCGCGCGCACCGCTTTGCCCGGCGTGCGCCAGCTCAGCGACGGACGCCTGCAGCGTCGTCGCCCGGTCGACCAGCCGTTGATGTACGCGGTCACTTCCTGGCCGCAGGTGATCCGCGAACCCCAGCTGGCACCTCCCGCATTGCGCACGGCGCTGCAATTGCCGGCGCAGGGCGACCCGCGCACGCGCCAGTGGGCGCAAGACCTGCACGCCCGTTTCAGCACGGCACCGGCACTGGTCAACGAAATGCTCCGACAGTTTCGCGAGCTGCCCTTCCACTACACGCTCAACCCTCCGGTGCTGGGCCGCGACAGCATCGACGAATTCCTCTTCGACAGCCGCCGGGGCTTCTGCGCCCACTACGCCGGCGCCATGGTCTACGCGCTGCGCGTGGCCGGGGTGCCCGCGCGGGTGGTGGCCGGCTATCAGGGCGGCGAGGTCAACCCGGCAGGCAACTACCTGACCGTGCGTCAATACGAAGCCCATGCCTGGGTCGAGTACTGGCAGTCAGGCATCGGCTGGCAACGGGCCGATCCCACTGCCGCAGTGGCACCCGCGCGGGTCGAACAGGGCTTGCAGCAGGCGCTCTCGGCAGATGAGGAATTTCTCGCCGGCTCACCGTTCTCGCCCTTGCGCTACCCGCATCTGACGTGGCTCAACGACCTGCGCCTGCAGTGGGACAATCTCAACTACGGCTGGCAGCGCTGGGTGTTGGAGTACCAGGGCGAGCGCCAGATCGAATTTCTCGCGCGCTGGTTCCAGGGTCTGCAACGCTGGGCGCTGCCGGTCGGTGGATTGTTGTTCATGGTGCTGGCCAGTGTCTGGCTGCTCAAACCGTGGCAGCGTCGGGCCGATCCCCAGCTCAAGGAATTCCTCGCCTTCGAGCGTCTGTTGCGTCGGCGTGGCCTCGTGCGGCATACCGGTGAGGGGGCCATGGCATTCGCCGAGCGCGCAGCGGCTCGTTTGCCCAGGCAGAGCGAAGCCATCCTGGCCTTCGCCTATGCCTTCATGGCCCAGCACTACGCCGGTCGACCGGTTTCCCGCGAGCAATTGCGTGCTGCGTTGACGATCTTGCGCCGAAAACTGGCGAACGCGCCTGGCCCAGGGCCCCGCTAG
- a CDS encoding DUF58 domain-containing protein yields MAAAGGACAVRRLLGERWRRWQARRLPAAPRIELDQRRIFIVPSRSGTGFIVVLLLIFLAAINYQNSLAYALVFLLGSVFVVAILHTYRNLSGLLVSGNGASSVFVGEQARFGLRLESGGKEHQAIGVGWNAQQLQRSDVAPDHVQALELSLPTERRGWLPAPRMRVETSFPLGVLTAWTWVDLGQRVLVYPQPLQGEVPTLHSESADIEDQAQRLHGQGVDDFQGLKQYQPGDSWRRMHWKAYSRGEGLLVKDFADLRGQELCLDFVALGGDVEQRLSRLCYWVLALSREQRPFALQLPGNRLDTDSGDAHREACLRALALFGEQP; encoded by the coding sequence GTGGCTGCTGCGGGAGGTGCCTGCGCTGTGAGGCGACTGCTCGGCGAGCGCTGGCGGCGCTGGCAGGCGCGCCGCTTGCCGGCGGCGCCGCGCATCGAGCTGGACCAGCGCAGAATCTTCATCGTTCCCAGCCGCAGCGGTACCGGTTTCATCGTCGTGCTGCTGTTGATCTTCCTCGCCGCCATCAACTACCAGAACAGCCTGGCCTATGCCTTGGTATTCCTGCTGGGCTCTGTGTTCGTCGTCGCGATTCTGCACACCTACCGCAACCTCAGCGGCCTGTTGGTCAGCGGCAACGGCGCCAGCTCGGTGTTCGTCGGCGAGCAAGCGCGCTTCGGCCTGCGTCTGGAAAGCGGCGGCAAGGAGCACCAGGCCATCGGCGTGGGTTGGAACGCGCAGCAACTGCAACGCAGCGATGTCGCCCCCGATCACGTGCAGGCGCTGGAACTGAGCTTGCCGACCGAGCGCCGCGGCTGGCTTCCAGCACCGCGCATGCGCGTGGAGACCAGCTTTCCCCTCGGCGTGCTCACTGCCTGGACCTGGGTCGACCTGGGCCAGCGAGTGCTGGTCTATCCGCAACCGTTGCAGGGCGAAGTGCCGACCTTGCACAGCGAGTCGGCGGATATCGAAGACCAGGCGCAACGCCTGCACGGCCAAGGCGTGGACGATTTTCAGGGCCTCAAGCAATACCAGCCGGGCGATTCGTGGCGGCGCATGCATTGGAAGGCCTATTCACGCGGCGAAGGGCTGCTGGTCAAGGACTTCGCCGACCTGCGCGGCCAGGAACTGTGCCTGGACTTCGTCGCGCTTGGCGGCGATGTCGAACAGCGCCTCTCGCGCCTGTGCTATTGGGTATTGGCCCTGTCCCGCGAGCAGCGGCCTTTCGCCCTGCAGTTGCCCGGCAATCGGCTGGACACCGACAGCGGCGACGCACACCGCGAAGCCTGTCTGCGTGCCTTGGCACTTTTCGGAGAACAGCCATGA
- a CDS encoding AAA family ATPase, whose product MRSRLDECLQAVNEVLLGKETQVRLALTCLIADGHLLIEDLPGMGKTTLSHTLAKVLGLSFQRIQFTSDLLPSDILGTSVFDKDSGRFVFHPGPIFAELVLADEINRATPKSQSALLEAMEEGQVTIEGATRPLPQPFFVIATQNPTTQGGTFALPESQLDRFLMRLSLGYPAKAAEKALLMGESRRDLLPRMSAVLDHAQLSALQAQARAVRASDALVDYVLRLVEATRTQPQFAYGLSPRGSLALLAAAKAWALLLDRDYVIPEDVQAVLPSVVSHRLRERADPTGQGGGALVQWLLREVPAL is encoded by the coding sequence ATGCGCAGCCGATTGGATGAATGCCTGCAAGCCGTCAATGAAGTCCTGCTGGGCAAGGAAACCCAGGTTCGCCTGGCGTTGACCTGCCTGATCGCCGATGGCCACCTGCTCATCGAGGACTTGCCCGGCATGGGCAAGACCACCTTGAGTCATACCCTGGCCAAGGTGCTGGGCCTGAGCTTCCAACGTATCCAGTTCACCTCCGACCTGCTGCCCAGCGATATCCTCGGCACGTCGGTGTTCGACAAGGACAGCGGTCGTTTCGTATTCCACCCCGGACCGATCTTCGCCGAACTGGTGCTGGCGGACGAAATCAACCGCGCAACGCCCAAGAGCCAGAGTGCCCTGCTCGAAGCCATGGAGGAGGGCCAGGTCACCATCGAGGGCGCCACCCGTCCATTGCCCCAACCGTTTTTCGTGATCGCCACGCAGAACCCCACTACCCAGGGCGGTACCTTCGCGCTGCCCGAGTCGCAACTGGACCGTTTTCTCATGCGCCTGTCACTCGGCTACCCGGCCAAGGCCGCCGAAAAGGCCTTGCTGATGGGCGAGTCGCGACGCGATCTGCTGCCGCGCATGAGCGCCGTACTCGACCACGCGCAGCTGTCCGCGTTGCAAGCCCAGGCCCGTGCAGTGCGGGCCAGCGACGCGTTGGTGGATTACGTACTGCGCCTGGTGGAAGCCACCCGCACCCAGCCGCAGTTCGCCTATGGATTGTCGCCACGGGGTAGCCTGGCGCTGCTTGCCGCTGCCAAGGCGTGGGCCTTGCTGCTCGATCGCGACTACGTGATTCCCGAAGACGTGCAAGCGGTACTGCCCTCAGTCGTCAGCCACCGCCTGCGCGAACGAGCCGACCCTACCGGTCAGGGCGGCGGCGCGCTGGTGCAGTGGCTGCTGCGGGAGGTGCCTGCGCTGTGA
- a CDS encoding acyl-CoA thioesterase: protein MNLRDLLASARRPPHSVTVPHEWSQGRACYGGLMAALLHEAMAAHIPDRPVRSMAITFVGPAELEVPIDLRVEILREGSAVTSVLARAVQHGRTMTVVQASFGLARQSAIDISAMPVAPMKPLAESTPLPYLPGVTPEYIRHLDMRWGIGALPFSNTPVAGIGGWMQLREHEVDEPITEALLLVLGDAWPPALLPYLSKPAPGSSLTWTIEFIQPMPAMGSLDWCRYQAVIEHARDGYGHTSAAMWNPQGELLAISRQTVTVFG, encoded by the coding sequence ATGAACCTTCGCGACCTGCTAGCAAGCGCACGACGTCCACCCCACAGTGTCACCGTACCTCACGAATGGAGCCAGGGCCGTGCCTGTTACGGCGGGCTCATGGCTGCTTTGCTGCACGAAGCCATGGCGGCGCACATTCCCGACCGCCCGGTCCGTTCGATGGCGATCACGTTCGTGGGCCCCGCCGAATTGGAAGTGCCCATCGATCTGCGGGTGGAAATACTGCGCGAGGGCAGTGCCGTCACCTCGGTGCTGGCCCGTGCAGTTCAGCACGGCCGCACCATGACCGTGGTCCAGGCCAGTTTCGGCCTGGCGCGGCAATCGGCAATCGACATCAGCGCAATGCCGGTGGCGCCCATGAAACCCTTGGCCGAGTCGACGCCGCTGCCGTATCTGCCGGGCGTTACCCCGGAGTACATTCGACACTTGGACATGCGATGGGGCATTGGTGCGCTGCCGTTCAGCAATACACCGGTCGCCGGGATCGGCGGATGGATGCAGTTACGCGAACATGAGGTCGACGAACCCATCACCGAAGCACTGCTCTTGGTGCTGGGAGACGCCTGGCCACCCGCACTGCTGCCTTATCTGAGCAAACCAGCGCCCGGCAGCAGTCTGACCTGGACCATCGAATTCATCCAGCCCATGCCCGCCATGGGAAGCCTGGACTGGTGCCGCTACCAGGCTGTGATCGAACATGCCCGGGACGGGTACGGCCACACGTCCGCAGCCATGTGGAACCCGCAAGGCGAACTGTTGGCGATCAGCCGGCAGACGGTGACGGTGTTTGGCTGA